The genomic interval CAAACTTTAATAGAAAGAGAAGAAGTCACAAGGCCTGAGTCATGACGGATATAATGTTATTCCTAAAGCCACACTCGGGTTATCGTACCTGTGTCCAAACAGAGCAAACGGTTTCTCTTTGAGCACCGGTAACAACACACCAACCACCTCGTCCACTATCTGCTGCATGTTCTCAAAGAAGGGCTCTTTGACTCGCGTCTCTCTGCCCGGGAGCTTGATGGCAAACACTGAAAAGGGACGAAACACAAGAGCTGTTACAAAACTTTGCAAATAGGAATATGACCATAGTGCAGCAggtttgttctgtgtgttttccttcttttcaaGTTGAAGTTAccagcatttacatttttgctgATTTTCTTTCGGAATAAATGATGTTATCTACAAACAATGACAGATGGCGAGCATCAAGCCAAACGCTATTGCTGAACAGGAGGGGGGTCAATGTGCAACGGTTAAACACGGCGCGTTACCTTCTATGGAGCAGTTTAGGACGTTCCCCCAGCGAGCATAGTGTATGGAGCCTCCACCTGCCCAGGGGAAGCAGATCAGTCGGGCCACAGCTTCTGGGCTCTTGTTGAAACAGCTGATCACCTTTTCCATTCTAATTCAACACAAGGGAGAAGATTGATTCACACCTGCTGGGACTTCATCTGCTGAGTTTAAGCTCCTAATTTCAGAGGTAGTCATAACAGTGTTAAGTCCCACCTGTTTACTGCTGGTAGATTCATAAAATTCTTACAGGAAAACAGTGGTCTCATGAAGAGTAACGTTTCCTGGTTATATTTCTTCTATGGTTTGTCTGTGGAACtgtagaaaaaaagacaagaaaacacGATTATAAAAAGATTCTAGAGACACCTACAGCACGGAGTGTGCATTTCCAGGAAGAAACAGTAAGTGTAACGTTTGTTATATTTGAAAAaacgataataataataataatacattttaatgcaGATGAATGAATCGGGCAGACTAGAAACCCACAAACCGGGAAATACAAGCGGGTGATTAAGAAATAACGTAGTTGACGGAAGTGACGTTCTTTTCCACGGTTGGTATTTCCTGACGGGTTTCCCTCggtggtgaaggaggaggagggagccacAGCTTCATCAAAGTAGATAAAGTTAAAGTAGGGCAATACCGGAAATCCCGCCTTCGTCCGCTTTCATTAGGTGGCCATACATGCAGCAAATTATTATCAGTAGAAacattaagtaaaagtacaaatatgTAATAAACATTGTAAGTAAAAGTCCGATATTTAGATTCAATTTGTGTACACCATCGAATTGTTTGATCTGGTTACCAAAATGAGGTTGATAGCAGAAATGAAAGGACAAACAAATATATGCTAGAATTTGTATTGCTGTTATATGTGGATGCGTTTTAATTAGACGCAGTTGctccaatttgtttttgtttaacttacaaatattttttgtgttggCAGGAACCTGAAACCATCTTTTTTTGAGATTTTGATCTTTTTATTGTCAATGAGTTCTTTACTGTAATCTCTGTGCGCAAAAATGGCTTATTGATTAGCTTCTCATTCCACCGCTATTCATTGGTCTGTATTGaacaatacaacaaataaatgaacGAGAAAACATCTGTTTTGCAACAACTGCCACGATTTGTTAtttaagcttttattttggaacaGTTGTGCGGAAGCTGTGACGTTGTAGTCTGTCGCGGTTGACGTTAGCGGCTGTGAGGGCGGTGGAGGTGCAGATTTTACACCGGTTTCGCCGACACCGAGGGGAACGCCGGCGGATAGTGAAGCTACGGTGACCAGACCCCACGTTTCTTTTCCATAAAGAGAAACACCGGAAGGCGACGTTGAGCAGACGGGACGAGGTATTCTACCGCTGACCGAGTAGGCGCTCATATCCATCCTGTGTGTCGAGTCGCTAGCGAGTTGCTAGCTGTCGTCGGCTAACTCTTGAAGCTAACTATTAGCTTACCGGCCGCTAACGACTCTCGCTTCAATTCTACCGACTCCGCGTCCAAACTGTCACAAACATTTCCCACCCTGAACACCGTGTTGGTTTTCCCTCGGCGATAACAGGAAGAACTTCAGCGGACGGAAGTGGGGACATTTTGTGAAACTTTGAGCTGTCAGCCGTGCCGAGGCTTTTCGGGGGAGAAGACGTAAGTCGAGGGGACCCCGAAGCGGCCCGCTTCCACATCAGCGCCCGGAGCCGCGGAGCGACGGGGCCGCGCAGCCGAGGAGCGGCGCGCCGGACAGCGGATCGGTAGCGGAGCGTTGCCCTGCGCGGGGAGAAGTGATCACCGGGGGCCGGGTCATCCGGACAGAGACCTCATGAATGGAAATCGGAACAACAGGTGGGAACCCCCGACTAACCGCCATGCTTAATTCGGTGGTTCAGGTGCTGCACTCGAGTTATTTACAGAGCGCGCGAGACACGAGCCAGACGACGTTTGAGATCCACGTCGCTGTGTTCAGATGACGTCAGGCCATCGTGGACGCACATCAGCTGGACAACTTTATTGAAATCCCTATCTCTAGCAGGAATAACaaactctctgtgtgtgtgtgtgtgtgtgtgtgtgtgtgtgtgtgtgtgtgtgtgtgtgtgtgtgtgtgtggtggggggggtcaacgGTCACTTTTGCCTCTCGCTGTGCGTGCACATGTGCGTTATTCCCCCAAACCAGTCCCACGGGGGGTTTCGTATTGTCTAGTAATTCTTTGCCAGGTGTCAGAGGCAGGTGGTGATCCTGTCATGTGTGCGTGATGCCTGAGAGAGGCACGCAACCACTTttcgaggtgtgtgtgtccgtttgaAGTGAAGCCTTTCAACACCTGCTGGTGTCAACCCTGGTCATTACATACAGCCACTGCTTGTGTTAATTACAAATCCATTGAACACAATTTGTGAGTCACagcttgtttattatttatgttttggggTTCCGTGCTGGACTGAGAGGAGGGACTGAGCTGCTTACTGAAACCgacccattcattcattctactcattttcttttgtttttttttacagaaagtaAAACGATTTTATCAAAGAGGAACTATGGAAATTAGGGTCAAAACAGTGGTGACAAAAACAGCAATAAGTCTTACCAACTAAGAAGCCGGAAGTTGAAaacgttttattgtttttgatcGTGAGTAGATGGTGACGTTTTGCATTTttccaaagcaaaaaaaaaatccaaatactGACCATGCAAATACAGTAAAATAGAGACAGTTTCATTTAAACAAGAcgacacacaaacagttttgCCATCAGTAGAcgtggagaagctgcagcaaCACAGGAGAATTGCCGTGGTAACGGCATATGGGAGGAGGAAGCCTGGGACGCATCTGCAGGAAGAGCATTTTTTTACCGTATGATGCCTGGTTACGGCAGGTTCAGGCTCTGCCTTCGACCCCGACACTTATATATTTTCAGCCCACAGCAACTCTGTCGCACTTATTTCATCACAAACAAACCGCACCAGCTGGGGGTCTGTTTGTAGACTTGTTGTCATGTAGGTCattgtatgcatttgtgtttggatTCTCTGACTCACATTTACGGAAATTCTGAGGTTGTGTGATCTGCACTAAGTACTTTCCAGTTTGGCATTTCTGAAAATTGGAGTCGGATTGGCATGGTGTGTCACCCGCCCACCTTTTTGGCAAAGGCCATGTGAGTCAGGAGGAGCCTGTGACCGCTAAGCAGGTCTTTATTTTAATGTCACCTAACTGTAACCATTTTCTATACGAAGAggcaggattttctttttttttgtcaggctGACATGGAGCAACATTCAATGTGTTTGACCATCTTATGCGCCAGCAACGGCTGTCTGCTCCTTCCAGCTTAACATTAACCACTTCCTTCCTCTCACAGCTCCTTTGAAAGCGTAGAATACGTTCATGTTAACCGATCTGTGTTCCGTTGTAGCTGTTTAAGTGTTGAATGTTGGGACACAGATGGTGCAGACTAAATGCTCATCTTAGATAAGCTGGTGTGGATGTTGTGTCACTGAACCGTTTCCTCACCGCGTCCGACAGATGTCGAGCCACGTTGGCGCTCATCTTTAGTCCGAGCACTATACTTTGGAATACTCAAGATTGTCATATAGGCAGTCAAACTAAAAGTACAACAATGACATCATTTATTGACAAAGCCAGACTGGGATATAAACGCTAACTTACtgattttctgtattttgttgTAGGAGACGTTGGAGCAGCCGTTGAGCCCCAAGTCCTTTTCTCGTTGCCAAGGCGACCTGGATATGGCACCCTTGGGAAGCCCATCAAACTATTGGCCAACTGCTTCCAGGTGGAAATACCCAAAATCGATGTTTATTTGTATGAGGTGGATATCAAGCCTGATAAATGTCCTCGCCGGGTCAACAGGTAATGGAAACCGAGCTAATACCTCTTTATTACTTTATACTTATTTTATAGATATTTACTGTATATCAATTCATAAAATGTCTACGAGTTGTCAAATCCTGGATTCTTGGTGCGTGTTGATTGgggtgaaatgtttgttttctctcaggGAGGTGGTGGACTCCATGGTTCAGCATTTCAAGGTGACCATCTTTGGTGACTGTCTGCCAGTTTACGATGGGAAGAGAAGCCTCTACACGGCCAGCCCCATTCCTGTGGCCACTGGTGGGGTAAGACATGACATCAAAGTTTGTACAATGGTGCCTTGTGTTGTCCGGCCCTACAACAAACCACCGTTCTTATTCTTAATAGGACATCCTGAAAATGGACTGATTGTTGCTGATTTTTTTCATCACTGATCTCAAAACCGTTTTTTTCAGGTGGATTTAGATGTCACCCTACCAGGGGACGGGGGGAAGGACCGCCCATTCAAAGTCACCATCAGGTTTGTGTCGCTAGTCAGTTGGCACATGCTGCACGAAGTGTTGACTGGGCGGGCCGTGGCTGAGCCGGTGGACCTGGAGAAACCCATCAGCACCAACCCCGTGCACGCCGTGGACGTCGTCCTTCGACACCTGCCCTCCATGAAGTGAGTGGCTCTCTTGACCAAAGGATTGTTTGTAGGTTCCTTTTGTTTGGATTATTTCCAGACTAGTAAAGAAACTCAAATATTGTACTAAAATAtctacaaattaaaatgttttgcttaATTTGAAATATTCATTCAAAAATAGTAGAACTTGATGACCATGAAGCAAACGGGGAGTATAACTCAAATCCCATGTGGCTTTTTAACCTCGACTAACCTTTGTCTCACTGCTGTTACCCTGTCCGACCTCATCAGGTACACGCCTGTTGGAcggtccttcttctcctctccagaGGGCTACGACCATCCGCTGGGTGGAGGAAGAGAGGTTTGGTTTGGATTCCATCAGTCAGTGCGGCCAGCTATGTGGAAAATGATGCTCAACATCGATGGTGAGTTTGTCCTGTGAATGTGAAGCCACAGCCAGCAGCTGCTAAGCTAAGCGTAGCACAAACATTGTAAAAACGGTTGGTCTGGTTTGGTCCAAAGGAAacgacatttaaaaaaatggctCATGTGCTGGACCTAACACACCTTAAAACCTGGATCCCTCATTTTGATTAGTAAGCTCTACACTTGTGTTGACAGAGCAGGATTGCTTTTTCCAgttgttatgctaagctaactgtatGTTGGGTCTACATCAAcaaaaactattgctgtgctgTCTTGACAGTTTGATCTCCTAACATACCGTTTCAGTGTCAGCCACAGCGTTTTATAAAGCCCAACCAGTCATCCAGTTCATGTGTGAGGTCCTGGACATTCACAACATTGACGAGCAGCCTCGCCCTCTCACCGACTCCCACAGAGTTAAATTCACCAAAGAGATCAAAGGTATGTCGCAAAGGAAAGGCCGCTCGTGTTGCCTTGCCCTGTACAGAAAGATATGTGAAGGAATACCTGGAGGGGATTCCTTTCAACATATCATTTACACTGTAACTACATATGCAATCAGCCCTCAATCATGATTGATTAATTGGTTGACTGCAGAGctgtgactttttattttaagtgactGGTTGATCCAAAGAAGATACAGAAtgatgctttgttttctgaTAATGGGCATAAAAGGGACCGTAGGTCTGTTGGTAGAATTTAGTCTCTATTCCGACATGGTggataatgaaaatgatttaatataattttgaatacatttgaggCAACATACCTACTTCAAAAGTAGCCCACGCAATGTTTGAAACACAAGCCCACGTGTGCAGTAACTccaatactttttttaatagatCATGTTGGGTGATTATTAGACTAAATATATTTGGTATTGAGGAGTTTATATGGCTCAGCTTTCTTAATTGTCTATGCTTGCCAGGCTTTGAGTTAAATTCTGAAAACATGCCAACGGCAAATCTGTTTTTGCTGATTGCTTGTGTTCGAGAGGTGAGCACAATGTTTGTGGCAGAAGAGATGGATCGCTAAAGAGATCTAACACAAACCTTGTCTGCGCACGTCTGTTCTGTAGCGTTTCAATAACTTGCTGTCATTCagcgttttcttttctccttcgtCTCCAGTTTTTCTCACTTTCCTATTTTTTTCTTAACTCATAGAAGTCCTCCTCCTACAGTTCTTGACCTTAGCAGCTTTCCTAAGGGCTGAGATCCTTTGTGACTAACTTCATCTGGGCTTTACAGTAAAGGGAACCTCTTACAAAATTGTCATCATTCTCTTTATTTCTTAGACTTGTGTTACTAAGAGCAACTTGTGGTAATAGGAAGTGTTATGACTACAGCCCCAGAGGGATTCTTTGACTGTTTTGTTCATGTGTTCCACTCTCTTGCTGTCACCGACTTTTACTTAAATGTTGCTGATGCTTATTCCACCATCTTCACAGGTCTTAAAGTGGAAGTGACACACTGTGGAACCATGCGTAGGAAGTACCGAGTCTGCAATGTGACACGGCGCCCTGCCAGCCTCCAAACGTACGTTTCCACATCGCACCGTAGTCGCTGTTAACTCCACTATCAAAGCTGTCATTGGCTCTCATTAACAGACTCTGTGTTTCATACAAATCCACAGATTTCCACTGCAGCTTGAGAGCGGTCAGACAGTTGAGCGTACAGTGGCGCAGTACTTCAGAGAGAAATACAGCTTGCAGCTAAAGTACCCCCACCTGCCTTGTCTGCAGGTTGGTCAGGAACAGAAGCACACCTATCTGCCCCTGGAGGTAAGGATTGCACTGGTTTCACCTCATTTAGTTGCCCTTGACTGCATGAAGAAATCAACATGTAATACGCTGCCTGCAAATGTGCTAACTGTAATACTCATTGGCCTGCGCCGGGTTTAAGTGCAATCCACATGTGAACATGATAGGTGTGTATGAGAGTAGAATCAAGTGTACATGGCGAGTAGCCTCGGGTGGTATTACGTTGCACCAGAGTATCTAGACGTCCACGGTATCATTTTCTGAGCATGGAGACGCTCGGCTTTCTATGAGGGTGTGTTGTGGTGCACGAGCCACCAGTGGGCCCGTTTCTATTTATAACGGGCAGCCGAGCTGAGAAAGAGTGGTGGAGATTACAGGACGTGTTTCTGTGGTATTTGGGTCCTCCTAGCTACGTGATTTTATTAAGCTACCAGTCTGCCACCAccacgtgcgtgcgtgtgaagGAGACCGATCAGGATGGTGGTCAATATGAGATTAGAAGTGAGGTGTCTGCACTTCCAAAAGCCAAGTCCTATTCTACTGTCTGCTCGCCACCTGCTAATTAAACTGAAGGTCACCCTTTGCCCAGGTTCACTTAAGGTGGGCGGATCTTTTAAGGTGAACCGTTAAAATGGGAAAAATGATGGCCACTCTGGGTTTGGCCTCTCGGTGTCTTGGATGGATGGAAGTGTTTTCCCAACCATTATATCAGGGGGGCGTGCCCCTCCCCTTCTGAAATCAcccagtctttttttttgtgcacgaCAGTTTTGTCCGACATGTGCGTGCGTATGTCCATGTATGCACCTGTGGTGCGCGCACAGAGAGCACACATCCGCACACTGGAGCCCTCAGCATTTACTTAGTTTCCCTCATTACCGGAATCTTTAAGGCTGTAATGACACAATGTGGATGAATCAACCtgaatggacttttttttttttttcatttaggtGTGCAACATTGTACCTGGACAACGCTGTATTAAAAAACTAACTGACAACCAGACATCAACCATGATCAAAGCAACAGCCCGCTCCGCCccagacagacaggaggagatCAGCAGACTGGTGAGTAGATGGGAGCCAGAATGACACACGGCTTGCTTACATTATAATAAccaaagaaaatatttaaagtaaaggccggcgcatgcttcctgtgttgtttcaattcatggttctgcgtgtgttgcagagcaattcccCCGCccgaacaacaggcggagtaacgtgtttttgttgaagacgacctagagagtcacgtctatttgtttgtttgtttatttatcatagactttattgccccgtgcatcgccactgctgcttttcattgcggacacatttgtcccgtattttcctccacaactttgttcctctcgaccggcaaaccggcgtttgcggcgatctccctccgtgaatcaaacccgcttctacaacccgccaataacggcttgtataagcgctcatatttgcgcatttcttccgacaaaagttcttaaatctgatctgttctctcgtaaacattcttcgttttaataatggcggtatcgggctgtgaaagcggaaatgtgagactccgtaaacgacgtagttagcggaccaatcacagcctggtgcgctgcgggaggcttgcgtcgctttcaacgcaagcctagaaaaatgtctcgacacacgcaaggaggtgtgataagcgacgcaagggacacgcaaagggggcttgcgtctgcgtcgctctgaaaacgcagaagcataaactaggcctaATACATGAATTGTTTCTTTACTCAGGTGAGAAGTGCAAATTACGAGGCCGACCCGTTCGTCCAGGAGTTTCAGTTCCGCGTGCGAGACGAGATGGCTCAGGTGACGGGCCGCGTCCTGCCGGCCCCGATGCTGCAATATGGCGGCAGAGTGAGCTCTGAGCCATTTATGGTACCTTCCCTTTTAATCCTGCTTCATATGCATGAATGGTGCGTGGGTACGTGTGTGAGTTTGAAGTCCTATTTACAATCCTGATTTAGACTATTTGATTTTGTATTTCTGTGCTAAAACCATACAATGCATAATGTATAAAAAGCCACACTTTTGGTGTGCAAACCCTGTGATAATCTGTAGCTTACGGTTTGGCGCATGTCCTGCAATCCCCAATTATCTCTAAAACCACCTGACACGTCTTTTACACTCTTTGTTTTACACATGCTGGCTTTTCTGTAGTGGTCACGTATAGAAACAGTCTCTGCTTTGCGTGAAGTCCCTAAAAAATACTGCATGGGAAGTGTGTGATTCAAATTCGTTTCTAATGGCACGATCATCAGAACAACCAATGTGAGCCTGTTAATTACACCGAAGCCTTTGATGTTGAGATCCGACTGGCTGTTTGAATCCATACATTGTCTGTTTCCTTTTGTACCGTTTGTGTCCATGTGACTGTCAGTCCCAGCAGATCAACCCTGCACTGTCGTTGCAGAACCGCACGGTGGCCACACCCAGCCACGGCGTGTGGGACATGAGGGGGAAGCAGTTTCACACCGGAGTGGAGATCAAGATGTGGGCCATCGCCTGCTTTGCCACCCAGAGGCAGTGCCGAGAAGAGATCCTTAAGTGAGTTCACACAAATCCCCCCGATTGCTCGGGTTAGATTAGTTGGAGTGTTAAAGGGTTGAGTATCGACAGATTTAATGCAaccaaatatatgtatatttacatcTGAAATGTATAAAAtctttctaaaaacagaagtttcTCATTTAAAGAAACCAATCAAATGAATTGTAATCTAATATAAACAAT from Gasterosteus aculeatus chromosome 10, fGasAcu3.hap1.1, whole genome shotgun sequence carries:
- the ago3b gene encoding protein argonaute-3 isoform X1 — its product is MEIGTTGDVGAAVEPQVLFSLPRRPGYGTLGKPIKLLANCFQVEIPKIDVYLYEVDIKPDKCPRRVNREVVDSMVQHFKVTIFGDCLPVYDGKRSLYTASPIPVATGGVDLDVTLPGDGGKDRPFKVTIRFVSLVSWHMLHEVLTGRAVAEPVDLEKPISTNPVHAVDVVLRHLPSMKYTPVGRSFFSSPEGYDHPLGGGREVWFGFHQSVRPAMWKMMLNIDVSATAFYKAQPVIQFMCEVLDIHNIDEQPRPLTDSHRVKFTKEIKGLKVEVTHCGTMRRKYRVCNVTRRPASLQTFPLQLESGQTVERTVAQYFREKYSLQLKYPHLPCLQVGQEQKHTYLPLEVCNIVPGQRCIKKLTDNQTSTMIKATARSAPDRQEEISRLVRSANYEADPFVQEFQFRVRDEMAQVTGRVLPAPMLQYGGRVSSEPFMSQQINPALSLQNRTVATPSHGVWDMRGKQFHTGVEIKMWAIACFATQRQCREEILKSFTDQLRKISKDAGMPIQGQPCFCKYAQGADSVEPMFRHLKNTYAGLQLIIVILPGKTPVYAEVKRVGDTLLGMATQCVQVKNVVKTSPQTLSNLCLKINVKLGGINNILVPHQRPSVFQQPVIFLGADVTHPPAGDGKKPSIAAVVGSMDAHPSRYCATVRVQRPRQEVIQDLASMVRELLIQFYKSTRYKPTRIIFYRDGVSEGQFRQVLYYELLAIREACISLEKEYQPGITYIVVQKRHHTRLFCADRNERVGRSGNIPAGTTVDTDITHPYEFDFYLCSHAGIQGTSRPSHYHVLWDDNCFTGDEFQLLTYQLCHTYVRCTRSVSIPAPAYYAHLVAFRARYHLVDKEHDSAEGSHVSGQSNGRDPSALAKAVQIHHDTLTTMYFA
- the ago3b gene encoding protein argonaute-3 isoform X2; the protein is MEIGTTGDVGAAVEPQVLFSLPRRPGYGTLGKPIKLLANCFQVEIPKIDVYLYEVDIKPDKCPRRVNREVVDSMVQHFKVTIFGDCLPVYDGKRSLYTASPIPVATGGVDLDVTLPGDGGKDRPFKVTIRFVSLVSWHMLHEVLTGRAVAEPVDLEKPISTNPVHAVDVVLRHLPSMKYTPVGRSFFSSPEGYDHPLGGGREVWFGFHQSVRPAMWKMMLNIDVSATAFYKAQPVIQFMCEVLDIHNIDEQPRPLTDSHRVKFTKEIKGLKVEVTHCGTMRRKYRVCNVTRRPASLQTFPLQLESGQTVERTVAQYFREKYSLQLKYPHLPCLQVGQEQKHTYLPLEVCNIVPGQRCIKKLTDNQTSTMIKATARSAPDRQEEISRLVRSANYEADPFVQEFQFRVRDEMAQVTGRVLPAPMLQYGGRVSSEPFMNRTVATPSHGVWDMRGKQFHTGVEIKMWAIACFATQRQCREEILKSFTDQLRKISKDAGMPIQGQPCFCKYAQGADSVEPMFRHLKNTYAGLQLIIVILPGKTPVYAEVKRVGDTLLGMATQCVQVKNVVKTSPQTLSNLCLKINVKLGGINNILVPHQRPSVFQQPVIFLGADVTHPPAGDGKKPSIAAVVGSMDAHPSRYCATVRVQRPRQEVIQDLASMVRELLIQFYKSTRYKPTRIIFYRDGVSEGQFRQVLYYELLAIREACISLEKEYQPGITYIVVQKRHHTRLFCADRNERVGRSGNIPAGTTVDTDITHPYEFDFYLCSHAGIQGTSRPSHYHVLWDDNCFTGDEFQLLTYQLCHTYVRCTRSVSIPAPAYYAHLVAFRARYHLVDKEHDSAEGSHVSGQSNGRDPSALAKAVQIHHDTLTTMYFA